A stretch of DNA from Lycium ferocissimum isolate CSIRO_LF1 chromosome 4, AGI_CSIRO_Lferr_CH_V1, whole genome shotgun sequence:
tacaagtgttttccaaaatattctttttcttcaaaaccaagttttacaatattgaaagtcttaatgactaaagcaacgactatgatcctatgatggctatggttctatgatgactatgatcctatgatggctatgattctatgatgactatgatcctatgatggccatgattctatgatgactatgattctatgacaactatgattctatgatgacaatgatgatgtcagatatgctatgacatgttctatgttgatagtctcgccttatgattatcgttccttcaaggtgagacaaagcgaccatgattactccataatgcgatcggaggtttccgaccctacgtcactccgataagtacatgatttccttgggctctctgcatgctaaatatgaacatgggttgggggatgggataaCGAATACTTGGgcattgggaaggaaactatgtttcattgccactgaGTCGgcgcttatcatccggacgcgggatgccggacgggATTTATGGGCGTTGCTGAGGTATTCGGGGCGCCTATGTGGGCGGCCGTCTCGTGCGGCACTATGActgatatgaccaaataagcatgcatggcatccgccccggggCACTCGGATGTACGGGTTACtccgctatcctatgatatattctatgttttccatgCGGTTATTACTCGTATGCTCGAGTTACgactttacattatatgatctAGATGTCTAGGATACGACTTTACACAGATATATTCCATGTGTACGGGATACTCTCTCACATGACGTCTTTACTTCTACATctttgttgttgcacatgatcatatctctttctatgttaccgtctatgccttacatactcggtcgcTATTCGTGCGcgcccttcttgtgggcggCTGCGTTTCATACGCGCGGGTACCCCCCggacgagtagaagtcattatagaagatgttccggcaatgttggcaagctccactcgccaCGGAGAGTTCTTTGGTCGGGCATACACGTGCCATGATCCATGATtatagttagagactttgcggacgaggtcgtgggtctagagtgtcggccAAAAACGAGTTCCCtttggttgatgtgtttttattttacggagccctCTTATTTACAAACTGCGTCtacttgagaaacgacgaaaagattttgaaaaaaaattttactatgtattttactttgctttgtcttatgattccaagaggacatgtgtgtactaagagttcgagggttcgctcggctccgaatatggggtcgggtgcccatcacaccctagtaaagtcggggtgtgacagtgcAGAACGGATcgtgttacctatgaatattttaTACGCCTAGAGATGAGACCAAGTAAAGGCTTAANNNNNNNNNNNNNNNNNNNNNNNNNNNNNNNNNNNNNNNNNNNNNNNNNNNNNNNNNNNNNNNNNNNNNNNNNNNNNNNNNNNNNNNNNNNNNNNNNNNNTTTTAAATTTTCCGGAATATTTTGGGggatttttatgaccaaaaaatggggttttgcccTTTATATAGGGTGCCAAAGTcggcagtactgtagcagtgcACCCTGCTCTATCCGCCCAACTTGTAACGTCTGTAATTcgctactccgatgtcgtatcgacgagcggtttattgcgttagaaactagatcTCAACctaacttcattttaagcttttgaaacaccttaaaaactCCCATATACCTCGAGATATACCTCCAAAAGCtgacccaaaattttgtccCACTcgccaatttttttccaaattttcgacaaacttattttctttgatttgcttggtccctgGAATCTTCCAAACCCCTACATACtgtttatcatttattatacttgataatgggcATATTATCatgtttcaaggttgtccttcccggttacgacttacgagattgcaattcatcctttactccaTTGTTACGTGCTTCCCATGGcctgtacctttcaaaacttcatggaCGCTTCCGATGCTCCATTATAACGGTggacgtggcatgctcatgctccgAAAGTGGCCGTAACATTAACCACCGAGCCTGAAAGCTAAAATAGCATATTTGTCAATCATTAAAAATCGAAAAGATTTCAGCTATAAAACTTCCTTGCTTTTCTAGTACCTTGCGTCGCCAAAAGTTGAGTTTAGAGGGCAGAACGCAGCGTTAAAAGATTCAAATGCTGTATGTCTGGTAGGGAAAACAGATCACTGTTGGTCAAAGCTTGAATGGATATATttcaaatgtcatttataaaaaaatatcaagctTGGATGGTTGCAAATTCTTATAGCGCGCACTAGTAGAGAGTCCTTAGATAAGTGGGAATTGAAGGTCTCTTGCTCGGCTTCCAGTCGTTCACCAGGCTAAGGATTTGTCAGCAACATATCATAAAATTGGACGTAAATTGTTTAGGCTTAATTTATAAGGGATCTAGCAAGTCAGTAATATTAAGTAACTTTACTTTGATACGTCGTTTGAGCACACTAAACAGTTCAGGTTTAAACCGTAAAAGCTTTTGCTCTTAAACCAGTGAGTCAAGAAAAAACATTCAATATGTGGGCGACGCTGACTCCTGATTATTGTATTTGTGTGAACCAAGTCCAATGAAGTATAAAAATAACACATTATTATATTCTGATGGAGTTCTCTTTAGATATATGCATCTTGAAGTTATCATTGTCAGAGCACCGGGTAACATTGGTCCAACTTTTGATATTATCTATAGATCGTGTTGAATGACGACCTTTTGAAATTGGGAGTGGATTCTGAAGATGTTAAATCTTTCCTTAAAATGGAGAGAGTGAGATTAATTTCGTCTTTACCACTCTAGAAACTTATATTGGTACATCAGATTTGAAGTTGACCGGTGCATCGCAACAAAAACAGCAAAATAAGATAAACCATATTAAAGGCATCCGGCTATAAACTTGAGTGCAACAATTGCAGAAATCATCTCGAGTTAAACTAGGTTTCTCTATACAGTAGACCAATGACAACTTGAGCTGGTTCACAAACATCAAAATGTCcacaaagaggaaaaagaacTCTGATCTTGAGACCCAAAAGTTGTCATGAAAACGAACACGTGCTCAACTCTCAGTTTGCTCCCTCAGTCTTCGGATTGTGCTCCTAACTGTGACAGCACTTGCAGTACTATTGCAAAGGAAAGTAGAATTAGTTCACAATCAAACGAAAGGCAAAATAAGGACACATTCTAAGAGTAATTACTTCAATGTATAAGCACCGCGTGCTTTGACTTTGCCACAATCTTTGCAACCCCATATCCCTACTGCCTTTCTCTTCACTGCATACTGAACATAATAAGATATATCAGGCAACCAGCACGATGTcaaaacatataaataaatTGCAAATATAGAATGGAAATGAAGAAATACAGCACAAGTGTAGCAAATATCACATCCTTAAACCAGAAAATCATATACCTTCCCACAAAACTCACAGAAGTACTTGCTATGCTGGCTGACCTCCATCTTCTTAATCTGCTTTCGCAGACTGGCACCATAACGGGTACCTGAAAATAGACAGCAAATCAGTCAGGAATACAACTCTGTCAACAAATAAAAGCACATAACTTTGTTCAACTTCAAAAGAAATGCTAGATTCTCTTATATCAaaggaagatatgaagatatAGCTTTTCATAAAACTCCCCACTATCGTTTTAGCCATAAGAGTATGGCAATCTATGACTAAAGCAAGTTCAGATAAGCACAGCTGATTCTTAAAGTTATCAAAATGTCCCAAACGGCTCAGTAACATAAACTGTCAAGCATAGCCCTATCTTGTGAGATCACCCTGGCATGAACTTTGTCAATAGATTCCTAGctttctattgatgttgattagtTCTAGCTTCGTTTTTTTGTTGAGAGTTATCTTTCTGGACCGGACCCACTTTTATACCGTCTCCTGAGCACCTTTATCCCTGCATGTGCTTTCGGGGCTCAATCAAAAAAATCACTCGCTTGTGATTGACGTGGAACTTACATTTAGAAGTGCGTAGTCTCTTCGTATGAAAGGGAATAAAGGGTGAcaagatgaagaaaaaggacaaCTTCTTTAAGTCTTTTTCTTTAGGAACTTGACAAGTATGGGAGATATATCGGTCGATTAATGTAGGGGGCGAAGGAGGGTCGGTCATAATTATTCCCGAATTGACATTTAATTCAGGTTGGGTATTCATTGCGGAGAAAGTTGGCCAGTTACCATACAAGTCCTACGCAAACGGGGAGAAAGATGGAAGAAAGCGGACCCGGCTGATAGAAACATTCTTATGCGAAGTGATAAAGAGCAGTAAATGGACCAATGCGAGGACAATGTCACAAAAGAAGATTTCTACATTGAAGAAGGGAGAAAGAATTTACATTAATGACGGCTCGACAAACCACGGTGTAATATTAAAGAGGAGCTTAGTAGGCTGTTGTTCGAATTTAAACGGGTGAACCGCCTTTATCGAGAGATTAGAAGATGGGCTAGCGACTTGGAAGCAAAGCCATGGTttgaatatatatgaaatgggtAATGGGTCTCTTCGAGTTTGCTTCAAGAGAGATTGCGGAAGCAAGTTATTATAGGAGAATGGGCTTGGAGAAATTTTAAGGTCAAGCTACAATGGTGGAACCCAAGAATAGGTGCAGTGGAGGAAAATAATAGACCAAACTCAATTTGGATTAGAATAGTGAGTTTACCCATACATTTCGAGGGTCTCGGAAAGTATTTAGAACCATCGGCGATCAACTGTGGAGGGTTTGGATGGAGACGAGAAGAAGAAACACGGCTAAGGAATCACCTTAAATGAGCTCGGATAAAAAGTCAAGGGTGATGGGTACGACATTCCGAGGAGATGGAGTTATTGAAGATGATGATTTTTGCTATACCATGTAGATTTGGACCGAAGCGACGAATAATGGTGGTTACGGAGAGTGCGAGATTCAAATCATTTTGCACATCGAACCAAACATAAATATCCGATGGATAAAGAGGTGGGTATTTGCGCACCTTTGATAGATGGAAGTGATGGGAGCCAGTGTAGGAGAGCACGGGGGCACGTGgacagagagagagaa
This window harbors:
- the LOC132054493 gene encoding large ribosomal subunit protein eL43-like, with translation MTKRTKKAGIVGKYGTRYGASLRKQIKKMEVSQHSKYFCEFCGKYAVKRKAVGIWGCKDCGKVKARGAYTLNTASAVTVRSTIRRLREQTES